Proteins encoded within one genomic window of Lemur catta isolate mLemCat1 chromosome 23, mLemCat1.pri, whole genome shotgun sequence:
- the RABIF gene encoding guanine nucleotide exchange factor MSS4, whose amino-acid sequence MEQAEPLSELVSAEGRNRKAVLCQRCGSRVLQPGTALFSRRQLFLPSMRKKPALADGSNPDGDLLQEHWLVNDMFIFENVGFTKDVGNIKFLVCADCEIGPIGWHCLDDKNSFYVALERVSHE is encoded by the exons ATGGAACAAGCGGAGCCGCTGAGCGAGTTAGTATCAGCCGAGGGCCGGAACCGGAAGGCGGTGCTGTGCCAACGTTGCGGCTCCCGGGTGCTGCAGCCAGGGACTGCTCTCTTCTCCCGCCGACAG ctcttccttccctccatgaGAAAGAAGCCAGCACTGGCTGATGGCAGCAATCCTGATGGCGATCTCCTCCAGGAACACTGGCTGGTTAATGACATGTTCATCTTTGAGAATGTGGGCTTCACCAAGGACGTGGGCAACATCAAGTTTCTGGTCTGTGCGGACTGTGAAATTGGACCGATTGGCTGGCATTGCCTAGATGACAAGAACAGTTTCTATGTGGCCTTGGAACGGGTTTCCCATGAGTAA